One window of the Paraburkholderia sp. PGU19 genome contains the following:
- a CDS encoding cation:proton antiporter, producing the protein MKSAFSFFPGWPLTPDAIFWAGLALLAAGLVGELCYRAWHLPRISGYAVIGLIAGSAGSGVIDADSASTARPLLDVALGLLLFELGSRLDLRWIRRNTWLIVSSIAESTLTFVLVLLVLLFLNVSSVTALVLASIAMATSPAMVIQLKTEVRAEGQVTQRLLTLTALNSMYAVIVEKLASGWLHQEAYGNVLATILQPLYLLIGSLILAYLLARTITFFYKRVNLQDEHSFVALFGLVLLAIAIAHIFKLSTILSLLAAGIIVKNLEARPQLWPEHFGTAGWLLTVILFVLTLTTFEWRDVAMGGLAAVGLIVARLVAKLVGVLAFAKPSGLDMKQGMALGLSLSPMSALAYLLVDDTYQLYPNFDPTLRAVTMCSIVVLQLVGPWLVYRSLALVGERRE; encoded by the coding sequence ATGAAGTCGGCGTTTTCATTCTTTCCAGGCTGGCCGCTCACGCCCGATGCGATTTTCTGGGCAGGCCTCGCTTTGCTTGCCGCCGGTCTCGTCGGCGAGCTGTGCTATCGCGCGTGGCATCTGCCGCGTATTTCCGGGTATGCGGTGATCGGGCTGATCGCGGGCTCGGCGGGATCGGGCGTGATCGACGCGGACTCGGCTAGCACCGCGCGTCCGTTGCTCGATGTCGCGCTCGGCCTGCTGCTGTTCGAACTCGGCAGCCGGCTGGATCTGCGCTGGATTCGCCGCAATACGTGGCTCATCGTGTCGAGCATCGCCGAATCGACGCTCACGTTCGTGCTCGTGCTGCTGGTGCTGCTGTTCCTGAACGTGTCGTCGGTGACGGCGCTCGTGCTGGCGTCGATCGCAATGGCGACTTCGCCCGCGATGGTGATCCAGCTGAAAACCGAGGTGCGCGCCGAAGGCCAGGTCACGCAGCGCCTCTTGACGCTGACGGCGCTCAACAGCATGTATGCGGTGATCGTCGAGAAGCTTGCGTCCGGCTGGCTGCATCAGGAAGCCTACGGCAACGTGCTCGCGACGATCCTCCAGCCGCTGTATCTGCTGATCGGCTCGCTGATCCTCGCGTACCTGCTCGCGCGCACCATCACGTTCTTTTACAAGCGTGTGAATCTGCAGGACGAGCACTCGTTCGTCGCGCTGTTCGGCCTCGTGCTGCTCGCCATTGCCATCGCGCACATCTTCAAGCTGTCGACGATTCTCAGCCTGCTCGCGGCGGGCATCATCGTGAAGAATCTGGAGGCGCGCCCGCAACTTTGGCCGGAGCACTTCGGCACGGCGGGTTGGCTGCTGACGGTGATTCTGTTCGTGCTCACGCTGACCACGTTCGAATGGCGTGACGTCGCGATGGGCGGGCTCGCAGCCGTCGGATTGATCGTCGCGCGGCTGGTGGCCAAGCTGGTCGGCGTACTCGCGTTCGCCAAGCCGAGCGGACTCGACATGAAGCAGGGCATGGCGCTTGGGTTGTCGCTGTCGCCAATGTCGGCGCTCGCGTATCTGCTCGTCGACGACACCTACCAGCTCTATCCGAATTTCGATCCGACGCTGCGCGCGGTCACGATGTGCTCGATCGTCGTGCTGCAGCTGGTCGGGCCGTGGCTCGTCTACCGCTC